The genomic DNA TGCGGTTGAGGACCGCCGGGCCTGCAGCAAGTATGTGCCACTAGACAGCCGTATACTGCGCAAGATGCTGACACGCAACAAAGCAACTGCAATTATTAAAGATCTGATCGCATGGCGTGTTATAGAACGCAATGATACTTATTCGGTCACCACGGCCACCATATCCGGCAGCTGCAAGGGATACCGGTTTACCGAGGGGTACCGCAACAGCGACATCAGGTGGATTCAGCTGCAGAACAGGCCCATGTGGAAGAAACTACAACAGCAACGGGAAGAGCAGCAGCTCAGACAGCAGCTTCAGAACTCCACTGATCATACTTTAACGTTTCTTCACCAGCAGCTCCATAAGCTTAGAATCAACCTGCCAGCGGCCTTTGAGCAGGTGCTGAAGCAAGAGGGGAATATAGTCCCTTCTGCAGAAAACACCATCTATCGTATCGGTAGGATGCGGCCTGCAGAAGCTACACCCGGTCAACTTCATACTCCAGATACACCAGTTCTTCCTCATCTGCTCTTCTCTGATATAACACCTCCTTCCTCTTCCTCCTGTACCCCCTATCTCCCCTCTTATGTGGTCTCTTTTTCAAACTTTATGAGGCTGGGAAGGCTGAGTAAATTCTACCGGTCCAGTACAGGCCAGGAACCATGGGAGTTTAAGGTAGACAGGAAAACGGGGCGCCTTTTTACCAATCTGACGAATCTCCCACGTACATTCCGAAAGCACCTGTACCTGGAAAGCCACGAGAGGATGGTGGTAGTGGATATAGGAGAATGCCAGCCGTTCATGTTCTCTATTATGCTGATGAAACGTGCCAGGGAGATATGGGGAGAGATCGTGCCGGAAGACGTACAGAAATACATCCAGCTGACAGGGAGCAGAAACTTCTACAGGTATATCATGGATAAGTGTGGCGTAGCAGCTGAGCAGCGTGATGTCTTTAAGCAGCAGGTATTCGGCAGTATCTTCTATTGCTCTAAATGGATAGCAGAATCGGAAGGGAATAAGCCAGGATCCATATTTATTTCCAGCTTTCCTAACGTATACCGCATTTTGAACGAGAGCAAAGGCAATGGCGGTACAAATGAACTACCTGTCCGGCTCATGCGACTGGAGAGTGAGATTATCCTCCATGATGTATGCGCCAGGACCGCGCAAAACGTGAATGACAGCTTCTTTGTGGCCACCATACACGACGGCATCGTGACTACTGCCAGCCGAGCTCAGCAGGTAAAGCTGATGATCGAGGAGGCATGCCGCAGGCGGCTGGGCCATATTCCGACCGTCAAGCCAGAGCCATTCAATTATATGGAAGATGAATTGATAAGCGCATGAAAGGGACCGTATCGCTGGTAACGTCTTACAGATTCATAATACGGGCAAGAGGCGGTTGCCTACTATGCAGGGGTTCTCCTGTTAATTCAGTTCCTTTCAAAATACAACTCCTGCTTTGAGGTTAGTGTCAAAAGAAGATCCAGTCAAACCAGCAGGTTCATGCTGAACTGTTTCAAACAAGAGGGGTACATTCCTTAAAGATTTGCTCCCTGATCTGCTTTCCGCAAAATGTGCGATACCTCTGCTAGTTATTACTACTAAGCAATTAAAGCGTAGTCATTCCACATCCAAGCATGTACAGTTTTAAATATTTAGCCCAAACTTTCAGAGTCCCTTCCGAGCTTACCTTAAGGCTGTAGAGCGCATAAGAGCTTGTACAGGAGCTTGTACAGGCTCGCCCGCCCCGCTATGAGAGATCAACAATGGCTTCACAAGATGTATCACCTACCGAGCTATAATCCTTAAAGCTGCCGCTCTCTCCTTTAACGGATTAGTACAGGCTGTGAATGAGGCAAAGCCGAATATGGAGCCTGTGCCTTGCTGGGCGATGCTTACTCTATTCTTACGCTCAAGGTATCTTGGTAAGGGAAGTAGAAGCTGGGAAGGTGCTCTACCTCGCAATCACTGTATTTGTAATCCCCAGCTCGTAGTCCTGTTCTGTTGCAGAGAACTTTGGTTATTTTGTAGTTCCGCTCTGGCAGCACCTGCACGTACCGTGTTGTGCTGACTGCCTGATGCTGGCGCACGGTGTCCCACAGGACGTCCCCCCCTAGCCAGTTTCCCTCTGAGTCAGCGGTGCTAAAATCTATCTGGAGGTAGTTCTTGTTACGCTTGGATGTCTCAATCTCAATCTTCAACACTTGGTAGGGAATAGTTGTCAGATTGACGATATTGGCCTTGCCCTCCTTCAATCCGACTCCCTCATAGCCCCTGTGAAAGGAGGTGTACTCTTCGGTCCTGCCGACGCCCACTTTGTAGTACTTGCCCTTCCTCGTCTTGAAACCCACTTCATATTGGCCACCATTGGTCGTCAGGGTCGATGTCAGGGAGTCGCACATAGAGCTTTTAGAGAGTCCGCTGGAACACTCGCACACCTCGATCGGGACGCCAACCACCCCTTTCCCCGTGATTTGGTTTGTCAGGATGCCCTTTGAGGTGGTCAGTTCGCCATCACTGTCCAGGCTGCAGGAGACCAACCCGGCAGTAATAACAATCAAAATCAAACCAATAGAGTATCTCATATTTTTATGTTATTGCCCAACGGATTGATATAAGCGGCTTGCGAGGCTTTAGCCGAAGTAAGAAGTATATACATGGTTGTGCTAAGTGTTATTTCATTTAATCTCAACGGTTATATCCTTGATTATTTCCTCCCAATTATCTGAATTGCTTACTTGTCCTTCAAAATCAACAACTATAACATCTGCCCATCCTACCTTTTCAGGATTATTTATGAAATGAGATTCTTCTAAACTAAACCATTCATTCTTACCGTCCCAAACAAAGCGGTAGCAGTGTTTGGTCTTGTAGTTGATCCAAACCCAATACCTTGACTCAAAAGATTCTGGATGATGCTCCTCCTGGGTCACTTCATACCCCTTATTTGTTAGTATAACGTCAATCTCAGTCTTGCACTGTTTACCGAATTGGTTAATTTGTTGAAGCTTGCTTTTTATCATTTCACATTAAGCCTAACGTGTTTAGCTATGAGGTGGCGCAGCTACCTTATAGGTTTTGTTGTGCTTCGTTTATTTTTCCAGCCTTTTTATATGATAACCTATTGCTGTACCTATACCTAAGCTTACTTCATTAAAAGAATTGAGCTTGTAGAACTTCGTGAAAAAAAGAATGCCTTTATAACCACCTTGAACAGAAGCCTGATATTCTATATTGTCCTTATACAACGATACCTTTCCAACGACTGTAGGGTAAAGAGGCTGGCCTAAAGTGGTCCCAAAGCCAATCAAAACCCCTGGTGAAGTTTTTGTGCCAACTACTTCAATATTATCAAAATTCAAGTGGGTATATCCTGCAATCAGCTTGAGGTCCCTAAAGTTATAGTCTGTCTCAAAAGAGTAGGCGTTGGAGTTAAATTCTTTATTGAAGTTGACCTGGCGATAGTTCCATTTAAAATCCATGTCAAAGTCACAGGTAGAAATGAAATGGCTTAACTCAATGTGCCCGTTCTGAAGTTCGTTTTGAGTTAAGTTGGTCTGGTAACTATAAGAACCTTTGATTACACCACCAAAAAATAGATAAGGTGTTGCTACTTCAATTTGTCCGCCTAACGGGGTGTTGATTAACCCACTACTGGCATACGCCTTTATCTTATTCGCGTCAAAGAAGTCTTTGTTGCAATCCCACTTGGTTTCAACAACTATATGCCTTTGTCCCTTCAATGTGTACTCTTTTGTTTTCATGCCAATGAAGGAGAAAACAAGAGTAGAGTTAGGGTCTGTTACGTTAATCGAAAACGTGCCGTCAATGTCAGTCGTAGTTCCGTTACTTGTGCCTTTCTCAATTATACTAACACCTGGGATAGGTGATTCATCAACTTTGGCAACGACTACCCCTGTTATAGTCACTTGACTCCAAGCAGTAAGGGAGCTTAGAAGCAGGCTAAGTATGAAAATCAGTCGCTTTGTCAAGATTTTACCTTTATTTAATGCTGCCCAACGTTTAGTACATAAAACGAGCAAGGTTTAACTGAAGCTTGGTTTATGTGCAGGGTTATGCATTGTTATTCTTCAGTTAGTTTCTACTTTAACTTATAGAATAGCTCCCACAAATTTTATGGAGGCTATTAAAACAGCGAAAGAGGTCAAGAACATCAGTATTGACAAGATGAAATTCAGAATCCTTTGCTTTCTCGAAATCTGCTTGTAAGTCCTTTCTAACTCATTTAGGTTAACAAGTTTAGATAAAGGCTTCTTCAATAGCACGTAAAACGTTAGGATATATACCACTACCCAAAGAGTACCCCACACAGGAGAATTTCCTTCAAGAAGCAAGAATATAAAAATCGGTATTGCTGATGTTGATACAGAAATTTGAGAAATGAGAACGTTGATTAAGCCTTTATGAGCATACTTCCTTTGCCACTGACCGACAACCTGGCCACAATAATGAATGAAGACCCAATTCCACACAAACCTGTCTATAAAAGAAGCTCTTGTCGATTTTATAAGTGTTCTCAAATTTTCTTTTTTTAATTCAAATACTGCCTAACGTTTAGTACATGAGGTGAGCAAGGCGTAGCTGAAGCTTGGCTTTTGTACATTGTTAGCAGCTCTAATTTAAAAAGACTGGTTAATCAAGAAGAGTAACAGGAGAAAACCTCCAATACTTGTTAAGATTTTGAGCCATTTTGGAAAGTATTTAACTTTAATATTCTGGTCTGCCTCAACCACAGAAGCAATTGCTTTTGTTAGCTCATAATAATTCTCAAATTCCTTTGCTCCAAGCGTTATCTGCTTACCTCCACTAAACTGCAATAAGATTCCATGGCTTCCGAACAGGTAATCCGCTCTTCTTACTTCTTTGAATGGATAACGTTGCTCTATAAGTCCGAAAAACCGGCTGACAACAATCTTATCATTGGTTATACTGACCACTTTATGTTGCTGAAGTATTATGTATAGAAACCCAGTCGGAAACCAAGTATAGAGTAGGAAGAAAACTACCAATTCATACTGAAAGAAGTTTTCTTTATTCGTGTCAATGATAACATAGCTAATAAAGTAAAGGACTGTAATGGGTATCAATAAAAGAAAGTACAGAAAAAGGACTTTTTTAGAGTATCTAGATTTAATTATCATCTATTATTACTTATTACTGCTAACGGACTTGGCTTTGCGGTGGCACAGCTATCGTGAAGGTGTGGTTACCATATGTTTTTATTTCGCTTTGTTGATTTATATGGTTCACTTGCACTCTTTAAGATTCTCTCTTCAAAATCCTGCGGAAATAGCTTCATTTCTAATTTTGATTTTAAGTCTGCTATTTGGTTTAAAAGAGTATTTCCATTTCCCCGTAAGTTTTGTGCTTCTTTTCGAGTCAACACTTTATCTATACTTTTCACCACATCAACCTTTATCAATGGAAATTCAGGAGTGTTTTCATCGGTCAAGGTTACTTGCTGTTCTAAAGCCCAACTGATTGACTGCATAAATTTCTCTACCTTCTCAAAGTCTTCAACAGAAGTTATCTCTTTTGGGTCAATGTCAAACTCTATTTGTTCCGATAAGAAGAAATGACAATTAACATGTATTCCACCAAGGTCAATAGTAGTACTCCTGCAATACATTTCGCCTGTTTCATCAGTTAGGTAACTGAGTGCGTCTTGCTTATCTATTTGGCTTGCACTTCTTTCTTCTCCTGCTATTCCATACTTCAACGGATAGTTTTCATTCAGGAAGTCAATTAATTTCTCCCAATCTGAAATGGAAACATCTTGAACATAGATGTCTCTCAAAGAACCATCAGGTTCAAATATCCATACTATATCTTCCCAATTTCTTTTCATTCAAATTAATGGTAACGTTTTGGCTATGAGCAGTACGAAGTGCTAGCGAAGTATTGCTCATAGGTTTTGTTGATGGGCGTATTTTTCTTTTTGTTATAACTCCTTAATTGTTTTGAAAACAATTTTTCCTGAATAATCAGATTTCATTATTTCAACACATAATGTTTTCCTTTGCTGGTTGTCATTTAGAACTTCTATGATTCTATGAGCGAAGGTCTTGCCTACAGAATCAATGGGAATATTATTAACCATAACTGTCACTCGAGGTGTCCAATCTAGGTATTCTAATGCCTCTTTTAATTTTAATGGTCTTTCATTTAATAATTTAAGACCTCCCATGGCTAGTTGTTCCTTGATTCTGGGTCCCCATCTTATTGACCTTCGATATACCGTTCTTGAGGTCCAGTAAATTGGAACAATAGCAACTAAAATAATTATTAAGAAATAACTGTTGTTTGAAAACCCAGCATATTCTTGAACAGCCAATACTAGGCAAGCATGCACAAACAAACCTAAGATCCCTACTAATAAATACCTGATTTTAGTTAACATTATTCTTTTATATGCCCACCAACGTTACTCGTGTAGCAGAATGGCGAAGCGTCAGCAAGCCGTACTGCTATACTTTGTTATGCTAAGTCATTTTAATCAATATTGATAGGAAAGTTAAAGCTAACAGGCGCAATACAATCGGCATTATTAATACTTTTCAACTTAATATAATCAACATGCTTTATAAGTATTGGCTTTAGTTGTGCTATTTTCTTTTCATCAGGAATATACTGTTTTCCAGAGCCATCATGAAGAAGTTTTGTCATTACTACTTCATATCTGGTGAACTCTAAGCTTGCTGTGTCATACTCTGCTTTAAGAATCACTTTTCCATGAAAGCCTAAGCCTAAGTGCAGAGGCTTAATAGGTTTGTCATCTGTAAGTTGATAACAAGGGGTTTGCAGTGGGTCTGCATAAACACCTGATAAAGGCTGCTGTTGAGAAGCAGTATCCTTATCTATCTCTACTTTGCTTTTTGAGCCGCATGACACCAATAGAAATGAAAGCACCAGGTAAGATTGAGCAAGTATAGCAGCTTTCTTCATTCTTAATTTACATTAAGCATAACGTGCTCGTGTATACCTTGTGTAAGGCGTTGCCGAAGCATAAGGTATAAACTGTGTTGGGCTACGATTTTTTCCTTATTTACTTAGCACAAGTGTAACGCCATTGAATTTGTCTCCCGTTTTAAGAGTTACATCTCTGTCTTTATAATAATAAGGTTCCCACTTTTCAATTATAGCCTTATTGTCACTTGTCCAGCCTAAAGTTTTGTAGCCGTCTGGTAGTATATATTCCTTTAAGTTAATATTTTCTTTGTTAGCAGGTGCAATAGCCCAAAACATTCTTGAGTAGCCATGTGCTCCTTGATCGAACTGGTATTCTACAATTCTGAACCCTTGGTTAGGTGAAATTGACTCTGAACGCATGACAAAGGCTTTATCATGTTCATAATGCTCTGGGTCACTCTCAAAGCATGAGGTTAAGAATAAGAAAAGAGGCAAAAAAAAAGAATATTTTCTTCATAATTACAATTGACGCCCAACGGACTCGTGTAAACATCGTGCGAGGCCGTCGGCCGAAGTATGCTGTTTACACAATGTTGGGGTGAGTTATTCTTTTTTAAATTCAGAGATAAGGAGCGTATTAAATAGGCCGTTACTTGAATGTTCATTTAAAAATAAACAGAATAAGTGTGTCTCTTTGCCCTTTTTTATTTCTTTATTGAAGGACTTTTCTAATTGTTTCTGGATTGGTGCCCAAAACTGGGTTTCCCCAATCTGGAATAAATATTCGTTATCGATGAGTCCGTCTAATTGAGTTGAACTTCCGGAAAAAAGCTTAAAAACGTTTTTCATTGAACGCAAAACCTGAGGATCGATTTTTCTTTTCTCACCTAAGAAAGTTGCATTGAAACGGTATTTGTCTGTCCGAGTATAATATGCACTTGCCCCTGACTTCATTTCTATACTATCAGCGTATTTCCGTTCAAATTGAAGTATCTTGATGAGGTTTACTTCTTTGTAGTTTCTATTCCATTCATCAAAACCATCTTGGGAGTAGCCCGCTGTTGTAAAAGCAATAGTGAATGCCAAGATTGCAAATAAAGATTTTATCATTTTATATTTTTAATTTACCCCAACGGACTTGGCAATAAGGCGGCGTAGCTGGCTTATGGGTGTGGTTGTAGGGTGTTGTTCTTCATTTTGTCTTGCCATAGCAACTTCATAGAAAGGAAGTAATCTGATTCAAAAGCAATAGCTCTGATTACATTTATCTCAAATTCATAATCATACTTTACTTCCACAGAACCATCTGCTTTAATCATGTCGATTTTTAAAAGACTATCAGTTACTTGTGATATTTTACCATAGAAGGCCTCTGTTTCGCTGTTGTCCTGAAACTCGAACAGACCATACTTTTGCTCTGACCATTTCAGCAGGTGAACAGTTGAGCCAAACAGGTTAATAGTGGAACCGAAGCTGAAACCTTCTGGATATTCTACCTTAACACCTTTTAGTCGTAGGACATTCTCTATTGCTGCTTCCTTCGAGGAACGACTTCTTTCTTCGATGAAGGCTTTTTTATAGATTTTATAGCCATCTATTTGATAATCCACAGGTATATACTTCACCAGAACCCATTCGTCATTTTCGTCAATGACCAGACCTGTTTCTGGTTCTTCCCATGAAGCAATATGAAAAGTCTCTACTTTCATAAATTTCTATACCCTACAACGGTTAGTATAAAAAACGTGCGAGGCCGTCGGCCGAAGTATGATTTTTATACCTTGTTAGGGTTTGATTTTCTTCACACAAGCTACCACTTTTTCTTCCTTTGCTTAAAGCTTCTGATGCTGAAGTTACTACTTGTCCTTACTTTCTGAAACTGCATAGTAAACAAAAGATACTTTGGTCGGTGGTGCATAGTTAAATCTTGCACGTTTAAAGGAGAAATTCTTTTAATTCTGCACGGTCTTTACGTCAATTCATTTTGCACGTATTGCGGAAAAATCTCTTATAATTCTGTACTTACCGGACATCAATTCTAAATGCATTCACTTGCTGACTTTTTTAACTAATTATTTAAACGAGCCAATGATAACAGAAGTCAAAAAGCCAAAAAGCAAAAGTCCAAAGAGTATGGCGAAGAATTTTAGTGACAAAAGCTTCCCTGCGTTACTATAGCTTCCTTCATATTTTTCTTCCAGTACTTTAGCAATGAGTTCTTTTTTCCTGTATCTCAATAGCAGGTATAGCCTTCCAATTCCAGATTGTAAAATATCGAAAAGTAAAAACTCCATTTCTTCTTTGATTTAATTTTACCCTAACGGACTTGTGTAGACGATGTGCAAGGCGTAGCCGAGCATAAAGTATACATGTGGTTGGCAGAAGTTATTTTAGAAATCAATTTGAAAGTAGTAAAAGTCCTCCATGTAGCTTCCGTCAATGTTCTTGCGGAAATAAATCTTTTTTTCTTTCCTATCAATAATTGCCTCTTGAGCGATAAAGTCATTATCAATTACAGGAGTAGTTAAAAATTTTATTGTGTCTCCTTCCATACTGTACTTCCCTTCAAATCTTTCCTCTCCAAACATCCAGTTAGAGAATATAATATATGTCCCATTTTTATATAGGGCTAAATCCATTCTGCTTCTGTCATCCAAGAAAGCGGCGTCCAGAACTTTTCCACCTTCAAACATTCCATTTCTACTTCCAAAAGTTAGTAAGTAGCAGAATGCTATTGCACAAGTAACTAAAGTAGTTGACTTTTTGGGGAGTTGCTTTGTTTTTGCTAAAGCTATGACAACTTTGAATATGTATACTATGCTTCCAATTAATGTCGCGAATAAGGCAAGGTCTACAAATATTTCATAGATAGGGATGAAGTCATATGCTACCACAATGTATAGAGCATAAGAAATGCTTAGTATAAGCAAAAGCAACTTTGTATCCTTTTCTATACTTTGGGTTTGATTCATCTTTTAATTAGAAATTACTGCCAACGTACTTGTGTAAACGACGCCGAAGGCCGTCGGCCGAGGTGAGGTTTACACGTTGTTGTGCCAAGTTATTTTTTAAACGCCTATAGAGGAGGCTATTTTTATTTCATTTACTGCTCCATCATTTAAGAATACTTCCAACAACTCCGTCAAAGCTTCAACAGGGGCAGTTCCTAAGTCAATGGCCGTAGTTATCCTGCTGTTTTCTTCAATTGGCCTAGTAACATTGTGAATCAATCCAGAAAAGCCATTCTCGTCTTGGGCGTATTCATCATCTATGGCAATCCATTTTTTTATCCATTCATGGAATTCATTCCAGTCGTTGAGGTCGTTGTCAATGAATATCTCACAATTATTCCACACAAATGGGTTTATCTCAATTCTTGAGTTTCCAACCTCAAACTCAAGCGGTTCATGGTCTAGATAGCCATCTGTATTGAATTCTACAATTCTATTTTCACCGTTTTCGTCCTTTTTGAGGTAATCT from Pontibacter liquoris includes the following:
- a CDS encoding carboxypeptidase-like regulatory domain-containing protein translates to MTKRLIFILSLLLSSLTAWSQVTITGVVVAKVDESPIPGVSIIEKGTSNGTTTDIDGTFSINVTDPNSTLVFSFIGMKTKEYTLKGQRHIVVETKWDCNKDFFDANKIKAYASSGLINTPLGGQIEVATPYLFFGGVIKGSYSYQTNLTQNELQNGHIELSHFISTCDFDMDFKWNYRQVNFNKEFNSNAYSFETDYNFRDLKLIAGYTHLNFDNIEVVGTKTSPGVLIGFGTTLGQPLYPTVVGKVSLYKDNIEYQASVQGGYKGILFFTKFYKLNSFNEVSLGIGTAIGYHIKRLEK